One genomic segment of Pedobacter endophyticus includes these proteins:
- a CDS encoding LytR/AlgR family response regulator transcription factor encodes MIYSCLIVDDNEIERDVVEMHLKKIPSLNIVAICSNGVEASQILSNTPIDIVFSDIDMPDLSGMELLKTLKNHPQFVFITSFSEYAAESFNLDAIDFIVKPASFKRILKAVNKAIEYIELKKGIAKEPIEEKPIAKEPDSDFFYFRETKGISKLRYDDVIYIESMGDFSKIFTNSDKHIILVSLKNLEKQLPELLFSRVHKQYIINNNHIVTLTNHEVHLVNDFIVPISAANRQELLEKTIDKKILSRFIK; translated from the coding sequence ATGATATACAGTTGCCTGATCGTTGATGATAACGAGATTGAAAGAGACGTGGTTGAAATGCATCTCAAGAAAATTCCATCATTAAACATTGTTGCCATCTGCTCAAATGGTGTCGAGGCTTCTCAGATTTTATCAAATACACCTATCGACATAGTATTTTCTGATATTGACATGCCAGATCTTTCTGGAATGGAGCTTTTAAAAACGCTTAAAAATCATCCGCAATTTGTGTTTATTACCTCCTTTAGCGAATATGCCGCAGAGAGTTTCAATCTCGATGCAATCGATTTTATTGTGAAGCCAGCAAGTTTCAAAAGAATATTGAAAGCGGTAAATAAAGCGATTGAGTATATTGAGTTAAAAAAGGGAATTGCTAAGGAACCTATTGAAGAAAAGCCTATTGCAAAGGAACCGGATAGCGATTTTTTCTATTTTAGAGAAACAAAAGGCATCAGTAAGCTGCGATATGACGATGTGATTTATATCGAAAGCATGGGCGATTTTTCGAAGATTTTTACCAATAGCGATAAGCACATTATTTTAGTGAGTTTAAAGAATTTGGAGAAACAACTGCCCGAATTGTTGTTTTCTCGCGTACATAAGCAATACATCATTAACAATAACCATATTGTTACCCTTACCAACCACGAAGTGCACCTGGTTAACGATTTTATTGTTCCAATTAGCGCAGCCAACAGACAGGAGCTTTTAGAAAAAACGATTGATAAAAAGATTCTTTCGAGGTTTATTAAATAA
- a CDS encoding DUF1684 domain-containing protein yields MKILSVLLLFISLNTFAQSYSEQIAKHRENYKEDFLKEKNSPLKKGDLQNLHFYDADSTYNVLADVEPLTNQKIFKMPTFSGASSDYLRYAFVTFNLKGQKQKLTLYKSVSLSSNPDYKDHLFLPFTDETNTKETYGGGRYIDLSTKEIVNNKIGIDFNKAYNPYCAYSDGYRCPVPPEENDLPLAIKAGEQLYTGKKKHR; encoded by the coding sequence ATGAAAATCTTATCCGTTTTGCTTCTTTTTATCAGTTTAAACACTTTTGCTCAATCTTATTCTGAGCAGATTGCCAAGCACCGGGAAAATTATAAAGAAGATTTTTTAAAAGAAAAAAATTCGCCATTGAAGAAAGGCGACCTGCAGAACCTTCATTTTTACGATGCTGACAGCACTTACAATGTGCTTGCAGATGTTGAGCCATTAACTAACCAAAAGATTTTCAAAATGCCCACTTTCTCTGGGGCGAGCAGCGATTATTTGCGATATGCTTTTGTAACTTTCAACCTAAAAGGCCAAAAGCAGAAACTAACGCTATATAAAAGCGTTTCGCTCTCATCAAATCCAGATTATAAAGACCATTTATTTTTGCCGTTCACCGATGAAACTAACACGAAGGAAACTTACGGTGGTGGAAGGTATATAGACTTGAGTACCAAAGAAATTGTAAACAATAAGATTGGAATAGATTTTAACAAGGCATACAATCCTTATTGTGCTTACAGCGATGGTTACCGCTGCCCCGTTCCGCCCGAAGAAAACGATCTGCCATTAGCGATTAAAGCAGGCGAACAACTATATACCGGCAAAAAGAAGCACAGATAA
- a CDS encoding tetratricopeptide repeat-containing sensor histidine kinase gives MGKLTARVRPKFNYAIIVWSGIVFSLFFPQLTCGQHTNLPQHKLDSLLKVNDDYVKQDTNKGNVLGAIYRQYILLKKPEMADFYIEKSIQLGRDKSLKRYSGLAYSRRGRMYHAKAEYANAEANYLKAISEFSAVGDLNNVAGNYLNLSALYASIPDYIKSLEVSQKAIAIYEKIGNETDLANCYTNVSITYRNLGNRSRALTYMKRALEIFTKDEDKRGIAVVCELIGTNYFEATTRELMEMNVLPDQKINLALTYYNKALTLVADTDDEIVADIKIDLGNVYAAVGKYELALKSYQRAVEINRDNQNKDAYGTSLYALGNFYQKINDFSNAMTLLNQSLKLATTHGFLELERNSALGLSIVYEKQGDYSNSLTFFKHYIAARDKIFNREKEREITRTQMQLDFDFKEKDYLLHQKITEGELQRQQQELILRKQQLTLSGKEKLLDQLTFQKAKAEFSLQRSLQASKYASQNFKSQIAANEKDRRITQQEQQIKFDQRVKIFLTVAATLILMIAIVIFYNQRKTTRLNKIINLQKRELEQLSRVKDRIFSVVSHDMRTPVNSLISFIQLLEGGKIEQEKLTKYAASLKNNLTHTSTMMENLLTWAASQMQGFNPYLELIDVCELVTDVIASVSDLAEQKQILIKNQVSEGTLCKADRNMLMLAIRNLINNSIKFTPSGGTIHISSKGIDNVLEIKISDTGIGLTEDQVNHFNKPGYSGAGVSSPGTNKEKGTGLGLLLCRTFIELMDGEITAHLNNDTGSHFKILLKK, from the coding sequence ATGGGAAAACTTACTGCCAGAGTGAGACCAAAATTCAACTATGCGATTATTGTATGGAGCGGAATCGTATTTTCACTTTTTTTCCCTCAGTTAACATGCGGCCAGCATACCAACTTGCCTCAGCATAAGCTAGATAGTCTTTTAAAAGTAAACGACGATTATGTAAAACAGGATACGAATAAGGGCAATGTTTTAGGGGCAATTTACAGACAGTACATTCTATTGAAAAAGCCAGAAATGGCAGACTTCTACATCGAAAAATCTATTCAGCTGGGCAGAGATAAGAGCCTTAAAAGGTACAGCGGTTTGGCTTATTCCCGCCGCGGAAGGATGTACCATGCAAAGGCCGAGTACGCAAATGCAGAAGCAAATTACCTCAAAGCCATTTCGGAGTTTTCGGCCGTTGGCGATCTGAATAATGTTGCTGGCAACTACTTAAATTTAAGCGCCTTGTATGCAAGTATTCCTGATTACATCAAGTCGCTCGAAGTATCGCAAAAAGCCATAGCTATTTACGAAAAGATCGGAAACGAGACCGATTTGGCAAATTGTTACACCAATGTTTCTATTACTTATCGCAACCTTGGAAACCGCAGTCGGGCCTTGACTTACATGAAAAGGGCACTCGAAATTTTTACCAAAGATGAAGATAAACGCGGAATTGCGGTGGTTTGCGAGCTGATTGGTACCAATTATTTCGAAGCTACCACCAGGGAACTTATGGAAATGAACGTGTTGCCCGACCAGAAAATAAACCTGGCCTTAACTTATTACAACAAGGCGCTGACTTTGGTGGCCGATACCGACGACGAAATTGTAGCAGATATAAAAATAGATTTGGGAAACGTGTACGCAGCTGTCGGGAAATACGAGCTTGCGCTAAAAAGCTATCAAAGAGCCGTTGAGATTAATCGCGATAATCAAAACAAAGATGCTTACGGAACTAGTTTATATGCGCTGGGGAATTTTTACCAGAAGATAAACGATTTCTCGAACGCGATGACATTACTCAATCAAAGCCTGAAACTTGCCACAACTCATGGGTTTTTAGAACTCGAAAGAAATTCGGCGCTTGGCCTGAGTATTGTTTACGAAAAGCAAGGCGATTATAGCAATTCGCTAACCTTTTTTAAACATTATATTGCTGCACGAGACAAAATATTTAACCGTGAAAAGGAACGGGAGATAACAAGAACACAAATGCAGCTCGATTTTGATTTCAAGGAAAAGGATTACCTGTTGCATCAAAAAATTACAGAAGGAGAACTGCAACGGCAACAACAGGAACTGATTTTAAGGAAACAGCAGTTAACGTTGAGCGGCAAGGAAAAATTATTGGATCAGTTGACTTTTCAAAAAGCTAAGGCCGAATTCAGTCTCCAACGCAGTCTGCAGGCGAGTAAATATGCCTCGCAAAATTTTAAATCGCAAATAGCAGCTAACGAAAAAGACCGACGAATTACGCAGCAGGAGCAGCAGATTAAGTTTGATCAGCGGGTAAAAATATTTTTAACCGTTGCGGCTACGCTGATACTGATGATAGCCATTGTAATTTTTTATAATCAACGCAAAACAACGCGGTTAAACAAGATTATTAACCTGCAAAAACGCGAATTAGAGCAATTGAGCAGGGTTAAGGACAGGATTTTTAGTGTGGTAAGCCACGATATGCGTACTCCCGTAAATTCGTTGATTTCGTTTATTCAACTTTTGGAGGGAGGCAAAATTGAGCAGGAAAAACTCACGAAGTATGCGGCTTCGCTGAAAAACAACCTGACGCACACTTCAACAATGATGGAGAACCTATTAACCTGGGCAGCGAGCCAGATGCAGGGCTTTAATCCGTATTTAGAGCTAATTGATGTTTGCGAGCTCGTTACCGATGTAATTGCTTCGGTAAGCGATTTAGCTGAACAAAAACAAATTCTAATTAAAAACCAGGTGAGTGAGGGAACTTTATGTAAGGCCGATCGGAACATGTTGATGTTGGCCATACGGAACCTCATTAACAATTCCATTAAGTTCACGCCATCGGGTGGAACTATACACATCAGCTCCAAAGGCATAGATAATGTGCTGGAAATAAAAATTTCGGACACGGGAATTGGCTTAACCGAAGATCAGGTGAATCATTTTAACAAGCCGGGATACAGCGGGGCAGGGGTAAGTTCGCCAGGCACCAATAAAGAAAAAGGAACCGGGCTTGGTTTACTCCTTTGCAGAACTTTTATAGAATTAATGGATGGCGAAATTACCGCACACTTAAACAATGATACAGGCAGCCATTTTAAAATTCTGTTGAAGAAATAG